The following is a genomic window from Gymnodinialimonas ceratoperidinii.
TGATCTCGCCCGGCTGGCCGGAGACATCGCCAGCACGATCTTCCATCCCGTAGGTACGGTGAAGATGGGTCGCGCCGATGATCCGACAGCGGTGCTCGACCCTCATCTGCGGGTGAAAGGCGTGGCGGGGCTGCGGGTTGTGGACGCGTCAGTGATGCCCGAGATTACCAGCGGCAACACGAATTCGCCGACCATCATGATCGCCGAGAAGGCCGCGGGCTGGATCCTCTCCGATCAGTGACCGCGTCGCCTCACGAACTGCGCTCTCCCACGAGGTTTTGGCCGAGGAAGGCGCATTGCGCCGCGTAATCGCTGTGCAGTGACAAGGCGAAGTGCATCTTCACCAGCGCCATCTCGGGCGTCGTGTCGCGGCCGTCGATCACGCCGGTTTCACGCATCGCCTGACCCGCGGCATAGGTGCCCAACTTCATGCCGCCCTCGGGGCATTGACTGACCGCGATGACCGGCACGCCCCGGTCGCGCGCCTTGGCAAGGGCCGCGCAGATCTCGGGCGTGTCTGGCGCGGTGCCAGAGCCGTAGCAGCGCAGGACCAAGCCGTCACAATGGCTGACGATATAGGCCAGAACGTCCCAACACGCGCCCGGCGTGACGGTAAAAACACCGACCTTCTGCGCCGAGAGGGTGTTCAGGCCGGGCGCGTCAGCTTGCAGGATCGGGGGCAGGGGGCTTTCGTCCGCCTCGAAGGCGTCAAACGCGCTGGAATGGGATTTCCGCACCCGTCCACCATGGAGAAGCTTGCCCGCGAATTGCACCCAGACACCCGCCGGGCCTTGCTCTGCGATCTGCAGGGCATCGCGGAGGTTTCGTTCGCCATCGCTGCCGGGCTCGGTCAGGGGCAGCATCGCGCCGGTGACGACGACCGGTCGCGCAAGCCCCGGCAAGGCGAGGCACAGGGCCGCGGCGGTATGGGCGAGCGTGTCCGTGCCGTGGGTCACGACCACGGCGTCGAATTCCTCACCCTCCTCCACGATGCAGGCGGCGATCCGCATCCAGTCAGCCGGCGTGGCTTGCGCACTGTCGATGCCGGGCTCCAGCGTCCGGATGGTGATGTCTGTGGGGACCTCTCCTGCCGTGATCAGCCGGGCGAGTGCGTCTTCCACGACGCCCGCGCCGGGGGCGAAGCCGGCATCGGTCTTCACCATGCCGATCGTGCCGCCGGTGTGGATCAGGAGAAGTCGCAAGGCATATCCTCAAGTGTTGCGCGCGACAGGCCGTCCCTACGGGCCAGCCTTCTGCCGCTACTTGGGTAACATCAGATCGACGACCAACCCCTCGGGGTCCCAGTCGAAACTCAGCTTGCCCGACGAGGTCGTGATCAGCGTCTCGACGATGCCCAAGCCGCTTTTGCGCGTGGGCTTGACCACGGTCGGACCGAACCGCTCGCGCCATTTCAGGTGCAGGTGCTCATCGTCCGTCTCGGCCCATTCCAGCTCGACCACGCCGCCGACCGCCCCAAGGCTGCCGTGCTTGACCGCGTTGGTGGCAAGCTCGTGCAACAGCAGGGTGAGGGTTGTCACCGTGTCGTGGGGCAGCTCGAGATCGGGGCCCTTGAACTTGAACTGCTGCTCGCCCAAGGGCGCATAGGCCAGCAAGAGCGCATGGGCGAGATCCCTGATCTTGAGGAACTTCGGCTGTTCATCGGTCAGCGTGTCCAGATGCGCTTGGCCAAGGGCCACCAGACGGTTGGCGATCTTCTCGCCGTAGGCCTTGATGTCGGTCTCGGAGCGGCCCGATATCTTGATCACCACGTGCATGACATTCACGATGTTGCGCAGGCGGTGCACCAGCTCGGACGTGCGCAGCGCCGCCTCGCGCCGCTCGCGTTCGCGGGCTTCGGTCACATCGAGTTGCGAGCCGAAGAAGTATATCAATTTGCCGTCGTCATCGAAGACGGGCCCAAGCTGCAGAGCGTTGATGAATTTCTCGCCATTCTTGCGGTAGTTGACCAGCTCGACCATCGTGACTTCGTGCGAGGCCAACGCGTCTCGGATCTCCTGCACGCTCTCGGGCGTGGTTTCCGGACCCTGCAGGAACCGACAATTGCGGCCGAGGATGTCGTCCACCGAATAGCCGGTCAGGTTGCAGAAGGCCTCGTTCGCAAACACGATCGGCATGTCCGGCAGGCTCGGGTCCGAGATGCACAGGGGCAGGCGGCTATGGCGGATGGCATGCTCGAAGACGTTGTTGCGACGCATGGTGAGCGCGCTCAAATCTTCGAGTTCTTGTAGCTTCAGGGACATAGGCCAACCAATTTTACGTTTCGACTCGAAGTGATTTGCCCACGCGGTGGATGCCCACGTCGATACGACTGCCGTCGAGTATGAGTTCAGCGTTTGTAAAGGCTACGCACGCCTTGGACCACCAGAAACTACGAAACTGCTTTGCGAAGCAAAGTTAATTCGCCGATAGCTTCGGTTTGACCCGGAGAAATCGACTTATTGGAGGAAAACGGCCGCCAAGAACGAACGGGCGCCCCGGGATGATCCCGAGGCGCCCGCGTTAACTGTCATGCGGTGATCAGGTCAGGGGCGCACGGCCACGACCTCGATTTCCACCAACCATGAGGGGTTGGCCAGACCGGCGACCTCGAACACGGAGCGTGTCGGCAGGTTGGGCTGATCGTCGGTGCCGAAGTACTGCACGTAGCCTTCCATGAAACCGCTGAAGTCCATGCCGTCAGCCCCCTCGGGCGCCACCAGATAAACCTGCATCGAGATCACGTCGCCCATCGTGAGATCCAGCGAGGCCAGACGCTCCTCGATCGCCGAAAGCGTGCTCACGGTTTGTGCCGTGGTGTCACCGTAGCGCTCGGGCGCGCCCTGCTCGGCGGTGTCGTCGACCACCTGAGGAACGGTCCCGCTGACGAAGACCATCGTGGCATCGGCAGGCACTTCGACCGCCAAGGCGATGGGGAAATCCGATCCGGGGATCGGGTGACGCGTCACACCAGCCGTGCCTTCGGCCGCGGCTTCCCGCACCTCGTGCTCGGCCAGCTCTTCCTCGGGCGCCACGGGCCGCGTGTCCGCCACCATTTCGACGGTCGCATCCGGCTCGTAATCATTACCGAGGTTGGTCTGCAGATAGGTCATCAGGTTGACGATCTGCTCGTTGTCGAGGTGTTGCCCAAGCGCCGGCATGGCGCCCTGGCCGTTGATCACCAGGTAGGTCGCGTAAGACGAGAACTCCAGGTTCGGGTTGTTGGCCAGCGCGGGATAAACGCCCGCGCCTTCCGCGCCCTCGCCATTGGGCATGTGACACCCGGCGCAGAACGTCTGGTAGATCTGCTCGCCGTCCGTGGTGACGTAACCGCCGGCATTGAAGGCCTCGGTTGCCGGGGTGGAGGTTTGGGCATGGGCGCCGAACGCCGTCATCGCGCCGATGGAGAGTGCTGTCAGGAACTTGGTTTTCATATCATTCACCATTCATCACGACTTCATGGAGACGCGAAACCGCGTCCAGCGAGGACAGGATCGCCCCTTCCATCCAGGCGGACAGGTAGGACAGATGCTCGCCCGCGCAGACCACGCGGTTGTCGATCTGGATGGCGGTCTCGTAGTCCCGCTCCCGGTCTTGCCATATGCCCGAGCAGCCGAGCACCCACGGCACCTTGTGCCATGTCACGGCAACGCCGGTCTTGAACTCCTCGCGGTACTGCGGGTGGATCTTCTCGCCCATCTGCAGCGCCATCTCGATGCGCTCTTCCGGTTGCATCGCGTTGAACTGGAAGGTGTTCGGCCCGCGCCATGTATAGGCGCCAAGCAGCACGGCAGGGCCGTCCGACAGGTAGCCCGTCGAGGGATAGCTGATCTGGGTAATCGCCTGATCGGTATAGGTAATACCGCCGTAGATATCCTCGTCCTGCTCCCAGAAGCGCCGGTTGAATTCCAGCCCGACCTTGGTCGCGCCGTTGTAGGGCATCTCGCTGATGATCTGCGACAGCCCGCCCGAGAGGTTGTGATCGATCTGGCCGAGGATCGAGAAGGGGATCGTGCAGACGCAGTAATCAGCGGTGCTGGTATTGGTGCCGCCGTTGACCTTGTCTTCCCATTGCACCGTGACGCCGTTTTCGTCCTGCTGGAGCGAGACGACCTTGGCATTGTAGGTGATCAGGTCGCCCACCTCGCGCTCGAAGCCGCGCGCGATGCCGTCCATGCCGCCGACCGGCTGGAACATGGGCGAATGGTGGTTCATCGTCTCGTGGGTCGCGAGGTAGGTCCAGAGCCGCGACTGGATGACCTCGGAGGGGTCGAGCAGTTCCGACGGGATCGGGGCCGCGCCTTCACCGCCACCGGGCTGCTTCTCGTAGCCGCGATACCGGCTGGTCGACAGGCTTTCGACATATTCATGCTCATCGTTGAGCACGCCAAAGCGCCGGAGACTGTCGAGCAACAGCTCCTTGTCCTCTTCGGTCACCATGTCGTCGAGCCGGTCCTGGTCGACCGCCTTGGCCAGCAGTTCAGAGATGTGTCCGCGGTAATCGGTCAACACCTCTTTCATCCGCATCGGACGGCCGCCATAGGCGTCGGAGCGGTGGACGTAGGCGTTGTAGTTGGTCTGGATGAAGGGCTCCAACTCGACGCCAAGACGACGGCAGTAATCCATCACGGCGTAATGGTTGTGCGGAATGCGCCACGGGCCGGGGTTGATGTAGTTGCCTTCGGCGAAGTCCACGGTCTGGGTGGCGCCGCCAAGCTCGGTGTAGGTATCGCCCGAGCGCAGGGTCCAGCAGCGGCCGCCGGCTTTCTCGCGGAATTCCAGCACTTCAACCTGATAGCCTGCGGCCCGCATTTCCAAGGCCGCGGTCATGCCCGCAAGGCCCGCGCCGAGGATCAGAACCTTGGTGCCGTTGGGGTTGCCCTCCAACTGGATCGGCCCAGAATAATCCGACGGCATGGCGTGTCCCATCGCCGTCATCGCGTAATACATTGCGCTGCTCCCCGCAGCGGTGCCGATCATCGTAAGAAGACTTCGGCGCGTCATCCCTGTCATGGTGAATCTCCCGTTTCCATTTTTGGCGGGGGTGCCCTCCCGATGCGTGCCATCGTAAGCCCTGCCAATCCGACAACTTCAGACACCGAGCCGCGACGCTGAAAACAGCGCCTGCGCGACCCGCGCGTCAGCGGCAAAGATTGTCGTGTGTCTACAGTTAACCAGAGTAAATTTTTGGTTTCAAAGCAGTAGAATCCCGTCGGCGAAACTTTGCCTATGGTTTCGGTCGTAGCGTCAGAACGCGCTGTGGCAAGGGAGATCGCGCCGGTTTTTGGCCTTCCGGCCCATGCGCCTCAGATACGCATCGGCGGCACGTCCATCGGGTCGAGGCGCAGGTCGATCAGGAAAGGCCCCTTGCGATCACGCAGCGCGGTCAGCGCCGTTTCCAGCTCTGCGTCCGAGCGCACTTCCACCCCGTCGCCGCCAAGCGACTTCGCGATCTGCGCGAAAGACGGCCAGTGGAACTGCGTCAGGCTCGGGTCCATCTGCCGGTCCACGAACTGGATATGCTCCGCCCCATAGGCGCTGTCGTTGGCGATGATCACGATCAGGTCGAGCCCAAGCCGCACGGCGGTGTTGAACTCGTTGATCCCGCCCATCATGAAGCCGCCGTCGCCGCTGAACAGCACCACGGGGCGATCCGGCGCCGCGAGGCCCGCGCCGATGGCCTCCTGCAGCCCGAGACCGATGGCACCGAAATTGACCGTGCTCACGAAACTGCGCGGGTCGGGCGCCGAGACGCGGCACCAGACCTCGGTCATGAACCGCCCGCCGTCGGTGACCAGCACCCGGTCCTTTGGCAGAGCCTCCTCCAGCCGCTCCAACGCGTGCACGTAATTCACGAAGCCTTCCTCGGCGCGCGCCGTGCCCGCCGGATGCGCGGTCAATGTCTCGGTATCGAGCTCCCGCGTGAAGCCGCTCGCGGGTATTTCCGCCTCGTCGAGCCAATAGGTAATCGTCTCGGCTGCCAGACCGGCATCGGCGATCAGCGCCGCATCGGGGTGCATCCCGCCGCCGATCGCCGTGGGGTCCGCATCGATCTGCACCACGCGCTTGTCCTTCATCAGCTTGCCGCGATCGGTGGTGAAATCGTGCAACCCGGTGCCGAAGCAGACGATGCAGTCGGACTGCGCGATCAGGTCATAGGCGGCAGGGGTCGAAAGGGTGCCGAAAATATCGATGTTGTAGGGATGGTCGTTGAACAGACTCTTGGCCTGCAAGGTCGTCGCCAAAGGTGCTTCCAGCCGGTCGGCCAGTTTCACCAATTGCGCCCGCGCCGCCACTGCGCCGCCCCCCGCGAGGATCAGGGGCCGCCGCGCCGAGGCGATCATCCCGATGGCGTTGTCGAGCACCTCGCCCTCGGCCACGCCGCCCGGTGTCGTGAACACGTCGAGCACCTGCATCTCGTAGGCCGCGGTCTCCCACATGAATTCGACGGGCATATTCAACACAATGGGTCGCCGCTCCACCTGCGCGCGGTAGAAGGCCCGCGCCACGTCCTTGCCGACCGTGGCGGGAGAGCGGAGCTGGACAAACCCTGCGCCCGTGGTCTGAACCAGCTCACGCTGATCGATGCCCTGCAGATGCCGGGGATTGTCGACGGGCGTATCACCCGCCAGAAGGACCAGAGGCACATGGGCGCGCGCCGCCTCGGTCAGCGCCGTGATGCAGTTGGTCAGCGCCGGACCGTGGGTCACCGTCGCCACGCCCACCCGGCTCGACACACGCGCATAGGCCGCCGCCATCAGAACCGCGCTGCCTTCGAACGCGGCCGGCACGAAGCGCCCGCCGAAATCGCGGACGAAGCTGTCGACCATGAAGAGGTTGGCGTCACCCATCAGTCCGAACATCGTCTCGACGCCATGATCCTTGACGCCGTGGGCGATGGATTTGAACACATGGGGCTGGCTCATCTGGGGACCTCTTGTTGTCTGGCACGCTTTACCTGACATGATATCACCGAAATCGAGGCAAATCCTTTCCTTCAGGCGACGGTTGCAGCTATTCTCCGCAAGATTTTGCCTGCTCTAGCCCAGATTGAGACACGATATGCTCGACACATTCGAAAAACTGATCCTGAGGGTGCTTCAACGCAACGGCCGCGCCAGCACGCAGGAGCTTTCCGATGCCGTCGGCCTCTCTCCCTCGCCCTGTTGGCGGCGTGTGAAGCGGTTGGAGGAGGAGGGTTTCATCACCCGCTACGCCGCCATTCTCGACGGCAAGAAGCTGGGCCTGAACGCGCTGGCCCATGTGCAGGTCTCGCTGCTCGATCATACCGAGGCGTCGATCAAGACCTTCCACGCCTTCGTGGACCAAAGCGATCAGGTGCTTGAATGCGCCTCGATCACGGGCGACTTCGATTTCATCCTGAAGGTCGCGGCCAATGACCCCGAGGCGCTGGAGCAATTCATCATGCAAAAGCTCCGCCGACTGGGTGTCGTGCGCACCACGACGACGATCTTCATCCTCCGCCAGATCAAGGTCTCGGGCGCGCTGCCGGTGGAGGTCTGAGGGCTCTGAAGCGGCCCGTGTCCGCCTTGTCTGCCGCGCTGAAAACGGCCGGTTTTACATCCCCCCGACCGTCAGACATAAAGCGCGGGCACACTTCAAGTAACGGGCCTCAGATGACGAAAGTAGCGATTATTGCCGGCGGATTGTCGGGCATGGGATTGGCCAGCGCCAAGCGGCTTCTGGCGGACGGCGTCACCGTTTGCATCGGCGCGCGTCGCGGCGCAGACGCGGCCGTGGTGGCCGAACTGCACGAGAAGCTCGGCACCCCGGTTTTCGTCGACAAGCTCGACGTCCGCGATACCGCCAGCGTCGAGGCTTTCGTCGCCCGCGTGGCCGAGAAATACGGCCGCGTCGATATCCTGCTCAACACCGCCGGCGTCTACGAGGAGGCCCCCGTGATCGGCCATCCGGACGAGATGTGGGACGCCCATATCGACACCAACCTGACCGGCTCTTTCAAGATGATCCGCGCCGTGATGCCGCTGATGAAGGCGCAGGGATGGGGGCGGATCATCAACCTCG
Proteins encoded in this region:
- a CDS encoding asparaginase, which translates into the protein MRLLLIHTGGTIGMVKTDAGFAPGAGVVEDALARLITAGEVPTDITIRTLEPGIDSAQATPADWMRIAACIVEEGEEFDAVVVTHGTDTLAHTAAALCLALPGLARPVVVTGAMLPLTEPGSDGERNLRDALQIAEQGPAGVWVQFAGKLLHGGRVRKSHSSAFDAFEADESPLPPILQADAPGLNTLSAQKVGVFTVTPGACWDVLAYIVSHCDGLVLRCYGSGTAPDTPEICAALAKARDRGVPVIAVSQCPEGGMKLGTYAAGQAMRETGVIDGRDTTPEMALVKMHFALSLHSDYAAQCAFLGQNLVGERSS
- a CDS encoding PAS domain-containing protein, translated to MSALTMRRNNVFEHAIRHSRLPLCISDPSLPDMPIVFANEAFCNLTGYSVDDILGRNCRFLQGPETTPESVQEIRDALASHEVTMVELVNYRKNGEKFINALQLGPVFDDDGKLIYFFGSQLDVTEARERERREAALRTSELVHRLRNIVNVMHVVIKISGRSETDIKAYGEKIANRLVALGQAHLDTLTDEQPKFLKIRDLAHALLLAYAPLGEQQFKFKGPDLELPHDTVTTLTLLLHELATNAVKHGSLGAVGGVVELEWAETDDEHLHLKWRERFGPTVVKPTRKSGLGIVETLITTSSGKLSFDWDPEGLVVDLMLPK
- a CDS encoding Rid family hydrolase, producing MKTKFLTALSIGAMTAFGAHAQTSTPATEAFNAGGYVTTDGEQIYQTFCAGCHMPNGEGAEGAGVYPALANNPNLEFSSYATYLVINGQGAMPALGQHLDNEQIVNLMTYLQTNLGNDYEPDATVEMVADTRPVAPEEELAEHEVREAAAEGTAGVTRHPIPGSDFPIALAVEVPADATMVFVSGTVPQVVDDTAEQGAPERYGDTTAQTVSTLSAIEERLASLDLTMGDVISMQVYLVAPEGADGMDFSGFMEGYVQYFGTDDQPNLPTRSVFEVAGLANPSWLVEIEVVAVRP
- a CDS encoding flavin monoamine oxidase family protein, producing the protein MTGMTRRSLLTMIGTAAGSSAMYYAMTAMGHAMPSDYSGPIQLEGNPNGTKVLILGAGLAGMTAALEMRAAGYQVEVLEFREKAGGRCWTLRSGDTYTELGGATQTVDFAEGNYINPGPWRIPHNHYAVMDYCRRLGVELEPFIQTNYNAYVHRSDAYGGRPMRMKEVLTDYRGHISELLAKAVDQDRLDDMVTEEDKELLLDSLRRFGVLNDEHEYVESLSTSRYRGYEKQPGGGEGAAPIPSELLDPSEVIQSRLWTYLATHETMNHHSPMFQPVGGMDGIARGFEREVGDLITYNAKVVSLQQDENGVTVQWEDKVNGGTNTSTADYCVCTIPFSILGQIDHNLSGGLSQIISEMPYNGATKVGLEFNRRFWEQDEDIYGGITYTDQAITQISYPSTGYLSDGPAVLLGAYTWRGPNTFQFNAMQPEERIEMALQMGEKIHPQYREEFKTGVAVTWHKVPWVLGCSGIWQDRERDYETAIQIDNRVVCAGEHLSYLSAWMEGAILSSLDAVSRLHEVVMNGE
- a CDS encoding thiamine pyrophosphate-binding protein, translated to MSQPHVFKSIAHGVKDHGVETMFGLMGDANLFMVDSFVRDFGGRFVPAAFEGSAVLMAAAYARVSSRVGVATVTHGPALTNCITALTEAARAHVPLVLLAGDTPVDNPRHLQGIDQRELVQTTGAGFVQLRSPATVGKDVARAFYRAQVERRPIVLNMPVEFMWETAAYEMQVLDVFTTPGGVAEGEVLDNAIGMIASARRPLILAGGGAVAARAQLVKLADRLEAPLATTLQAKSLFNDHPYNIDIFGTLSTPAAYDLIAQSDCIVCFGTGLHDFTTDRGKLMKDKRVVQIDADPTAIGGGMHPDAALIADAGLAAETITYWLDEAEIPASGFTRELDTETLTAHPAGTARAEEGFVNYVHALERLEEALPKDRVLVTDGGRFMTEVWCRVSAPDPRSFVSTVNFGAIGLGLQEAIGAGLAAPDRPVVLFSGDGGFMMGGINEFNTAVRLGLDLIVIIANDSAYGAEHIQFVDRQMDPSLTQFHWPSFAQIAKSLGGDGVEVRSDAELETALTALRDRKGPFLIDLRLDPMDVPPMRI
- a CDS encoding Lrp/AsnC family transcriptional regulator, giving the protein MLDTFEKLILRVLQRNGRASTQELSDAVGLSPSPCWRRVKRLEEEGFITRYAAILDGKKLGLNALAHVQVSLLDHTEASIKTFHAFVDQSDQVLECASITGDFDFILKVAANDPEALEQFIMQKLRRLGVVRTTTTIFILRQIKVSGALPVEV
- a CDS encoding SDR family NAD(P)-dependent oxidoreductase, yielding MTKVAIIAGGLSGMGLASAKRLLADGVTVCIGARRGADAAVVAELHEKLGTPVFVDKLDVRDTASVEAFVARVAEKYGRVDILLNTAGVYEEAPVIGHPDEMWDAHIDTNLTGSFKMIRAVMPLMKAQGWGRIINLASTAAHEGLENNVAYCTSKAGLLGLGRCVSLEGAAHGITCVSISPTWVETEMLKSFVDAETAETGLPRAEVQAKYEASNPQNKLVQPEEIADLVAFLTSDAARAITMEDIKVNAATNW